The Anopheles coluzzii chromosome 2, AcolN3, whole genome shotgun sequence genome window below encodes:
- the LOC120949302 gene encoding modifier of mdg4-like isoform X17 produces MADDEQFSLCWNNFNSNLSAGFHESLQRGDLVDVTLAAEGHLVKAHRLILSVCSPYFRKMFTQVPVNQHAFIFLKDVSHSALQDLIQFMYCGEVNVKQDALPAFISTAEALQIKGLTETGDSAPTHQSPAKEEPAAAAAVPVTTATISTATIPASPASQRAKVQRNRIQSYKLESEESGDDKVVHIQATTSHHVSAQSNLSSQKRTMPQRGLQSHASKRTKMSISASSDGLDTSDSTPAQVQTVQTVQIVKQIPAQVIEPEYIELPIESINPKAEPDYTDETAEIETVDAETEQEQKLSEHDQGDADDDGNYVEDDTYGDMAMGKYEESYLTEGEEGAKPGVSGFVDSYTSDGGNATEISTQDAHNRKKQYSSSTHKPEMHSTKPELSSASNRKNKNTPTDDDEEDEKIGIEHKFALDLRLETGSKGRPKLIMGGYAFFRNNSSNNKTYWLCSKNRMMKCRARIITLDGCSGMILKNQVHNHPPTEQ; encoded by the exons ATGGCGGACGATGAGCAGTTCTCTCTATGTTGGaacaatttcaattccaaCCTTTCTGCGGGATTTCACGAATCCCTTCAGCGTGGTGACTTGGTCGACGTGACGTTGGCCGCAGAAGGTCATCTAGTTAAGGCGCATCGTCTTATTCTATCAGTATGTTCCCCGTATTTCCGGAAAATGTTCACGCAGGTCCCCGTGAACCAGCATGCGTTCA TTTTCCTGAAAGACGTAAGCCATTCGGCGCTTCAAGATCTCATACAGTTCATGTACTGTGGCGAGGTGAACGTGAAGCAAGATGCCCTACCCGCCTTTATCAGTACCGCCGAAGCATTGCAAATTAAAGGGCTAACAGAAACG GGCGACAGTGCACCGACACATCAATCGCCTGCCAAAGaagaaccagcagcagcagcagcagtcccaGTGACTACGGCAACAAtttccaccgccaccatcCCTGCGTCCCCTGCGTCACAGCGAGCAAAGGTTCAGCGTAACCGCATTCAATCGTACAAATTAGAATCGGAAGAGAGCGGAGACGACAAAGTAGTACACATCCAAGCCACCACCTCTCACCATGTATCGGCACAGTCAAATCTCAGTTCGCAAAAACGTACCATGCCACAGCGCGGTCTCCAAAGCCACGCTAGCAAGCGAACGAAAATGTCCATCAGTGCCAGCAGCGACGGATTGGATACATCGGACTCGACGCCGGCACAGGTGCAAACCGTGCAGACGGTGCAAATAGTGAAGCAAATTCCCGCGCAAGTGATCGAACCGGAATACATTGAGCTCCCGATCGAATCGATAAATCCCAAGGCTGAACCGGACTACACTGATGAGACGGCCGAGATCGAAACGGTGGACGCTGAAACGGAACAGGAACAGAAGCTCTCGGAACACGACCAAGGTGATGCCGACGATGATGGAAACTACGTGGAAGACGACACTTACGGTGATATGGCCATGGGCAAGTACGAAGAATCCTACTTGACGGAGGGCGAGGAAGGAGCGAAACCTGGCGTATCTGGATTCGTGGACTCGTACACATCGGACGGCGGAAATGCGACGGAAATTTCGACACAAG atGCCCATAATCGTAAAAAGCAGTATAGCAGTAGCACACATAAGCCAGAAATGCACAGCACGAAACCGGAACTGAGCTCCGCTTCGAAcagaaagaataaaaatactcctaccgacgacgacgaagaggATGAAAAGATAGGTATAGAGCACAAGTTTGCGCTCGATCTGCGCCTGGAGACGGGCAGCAAAGGTCGCCCAAAGCTGATAATGGGCGGATATGCGTTTTTCcggaacaacagcagcaataacAAGACCTACTGGCTTTGCTCGAAAAACCGTATGATGAAATGTCGGGCACGCATCATCACCTTGGATGGGTGCTCTGGGATGATACTGAAAAACCAGGTTCACAACCATCCCCCTACCGAGCAGTAA
- the LOC120949308 gene encoding uncharacterized protein LOC120949308, protein MWKGGRPMTLLYVQAWLFTAGQRGKPKLVIENNSYFRTKGDSLRAYWSCSFYKSKKCRSKLVTHRGSHTVKYTHRPHTHPDEYSDTSSVTPLDADIDEFYIRDGKDCLA, encoded by the exons ATGT GGAAAGGAGGGCGGCCGATGACACTGCTGTACGTACAGGCATGGCTGTTCACGGCGGGACAACGCGGCAAACCCAAGCTGGTGATTGAAAACAACTCCTACTTCCGGACGAAGGGTGATAGCCTACGGGCGTACTGGTCGTGTTCGTTCTACAAATCGAAGAAGTGCCGCAGCAAGCTGGTAACCCACCGCGGTAGCCATACGGTGAAGTACACGCACAGACCGCACACCCATCCGGACGAGTATTCGGACACGTCCAGCGTGACACCGCTCGACGCGGATATTGATGAATTTTACATACGGGATGGAAAGGACTGTCTTGCCTGA
- the LOC120949302 gene encoding modifier of mdg4-like isoform X21, translating into MADDEQFSLCWNNFNSNLSAGFHESLQRGDLVDVTLAAEGHLVKAHRLILSVCSPYFRKMFTQVPVNQHAFIFLKDVSHSALQDLIQFMYCGEVNVKQDALPAFISTAEALQIKGLTETGDSAPTHQSPAKEEPAAAAAVPVTTATISTATIPASPASQRAKVQRNRIQSYKLESEESGDDKVVHIQATTSHHVSAQSNLSSQKRTMPQRGLQSHASKRTKMSISASSDGLDTSDSTPAQVQTVQTVQIVKQIPAQVIEPEYIELPIESINPKAEPDYTDETAEIETVDAETEQEQKLSEHDQGDADDDGNYVEDDTYGDMAMGKYEESYLTEGEEGAKPGVSGFVDSYTSDGGNATEISTQDNLGSGSIDSMIFVSLPLKNKIVRKIYHNGFYYCRSKCIYGTTYWVCDRAKQDNCRSRITTFDDKRTYKVTNPVHNHNHCLQNSFSVSHVCVEKVKTNHKRDRVLTLQFHYLLLLG; encoded by the exons ATGGCGGACGATGAGCAGTTCTCTCTATGTTGGaacaatttcaattccaaCCTTTCTGCGGGATTTCACGAATCCCTTCAGCGTGGTGACTTGGTCGACGTGACGTTGGCCGCAGAAGGTCATCTAGTTAAGGCGCATCGTCTTATTCTATCAGTATGTTCCCCGTATTTCCGGAAAATGTTCACGCAGGTCCCCGTGAACCAGCATGCGTTCA TTTTCCTGAAAGACGTAAGCCATTCGGCGCTTCAAGATCTCATACAGTTCATGTACTGTGGCGAGGTGAACGTGAAGCAAGATGCCCTACCCGCCTTTATCAGTACCGCCGAAGCATTGCAAATTAAAGGGCTAACAGAAACG GGCGACAGTGCACCGACACATCAATCGCCTGCCAAAGaagaaccagcagcagcagcagcagtcccaGTGACTACGGCAACAAtttccaccgccaccatcCCTGCGTCCCCTGCGTCACAGCGAGCAAAGGTTCAGCGTAACCGCATTCAATCGTACAAATTAGAATCGGAAGAGAGCGGAGACGACAAAGTAGTACACATCCAAGCCACCACCTCTCACCATGTATCGGCACAGTCAAATCTCAGTTCGCAAAAACGTACCATGCCACAGCGCGGTCTCCAAAGCCACGCTAGCAAGCGAACGAAAATGTCCATCAGTGCCAGCAGCGACGGATTGGATACATCGGACTCGACGCCGGCACAGGTGCAAACCGTGCAGACGGTGCAAATAGTGAAGCAAATTCCCGCGCAAGTGATCGAACCGGAATACATTGAGCTCCCGATCGAATCGATAAATCCCAAGGCTGAACCGGACTACACTGATGAGACGGCCGAGATCGAAACGGTGGACGCTGAAACGGAACAGGAACAGAAGCTCTCGGAACACGACCAAGGTGATGCCGACGATGATGGAAACTACGTGGAAGACGACACTTACGGTGATATGGCCATGGGCAAGTACGAAGAATCCTACTTGACGGAGGGCGAGGAAGGAGCGAAACCTGGCGTATCTGGATTCGTGGACTCGTACACATCGGACGGCGGAAATGCGACGGAAATTTCGACACAAG ATAATCTTGGAAGTGGTTCGATCGATTCGATGATTTTCGTAAGCTTGCCCTTGAAAAACAAGATCGTACGGAAAATATACCACAACGGGTTCTACTACTGTCGCAGCAAGTGCATCTACGGTACGACCTACTGGGTGTGCGATCGGGCGAAGCAGGACAATTGCCGGAGCCGTATCACGACGTTCGATGATAAGCGTACCTATAAGGTTACCAATCCCGTGCACAATCACAACCATTGCCTGCAAAACAGCTTCTCTGTATCACACGTATGTGTAGAAAAGGTTAAAACCAATCATAAAAGGGATCGTGTATTAACATTGCAATTTCATTATCTTTTGCTTTTAGGATGA
- the LOC120949303 gene encoding FLYWCH-type zinc finger-containing protein 1-like, translating into MSSATLANFSITQRGRPLLVHEGYSYIGNGAFADTVNWRCSMHRKSKCRAKAITMKQGGREYMKLSHPTHNHPPKAKQRNARPLPYVIEQAPFEAPIGLNDPIDDMISLSEDVPMLDFFSAIEDISGEGTIEFH; encoded by the coding sequence ATGAGCAGTGCAACGTTGGCTAACTTTAGCATAACGCAGCGTGGCCGTCCGCTGCTGGTGCACGAAGGCTATAGCTACATAGGTAATGGAGCGTTTGCGGACACAGTCAACTGGCGCTGCTCGATGCACCGGAAATCCAAGTGCAGGGCGAAGGCAATTACCATGAAGCAGGGTGGCCGGGAGTATATGAAGCTTTCGCATCCTACGCACAATCATCCACCCAAGGCGAAACAACGGAACGCTCGTCCCCTGCCATACGTCATTGAGCAGGCACCATTCGAAGCACCGATCGGTTTGAACGATCCGATCGACGATATGATCAGCCTGTCCGAAGACGTCCCGATGCTGGACTTTTTCTCCGCGATAGAGGATATCTCCGGGGAGGGAACGATCGAATTTCATTGA
- the LOC120949302 gene encoding modifier of mdg4-like isoform X20, translating to MADDEQFSLCWNNFNSNLSAGFHESLQRGDLVDVTLAAEGHLVKAHRLILSVCSPYFRKMFTQVPVNQHAFIFLKDVSHSALQDLIQFMYCGEVNVKQDALPAFISTAEALQIKGLTETGDSAPTHQSPAKEEPAAAAAVPVTTATISTATIPASPASQRAKVQRNRIQSYKLESEESGDDKVVHIQATTSHHVSAQSNLSSQKRTMPQRGLQSHASKRTKMSISASSDGLDTSDSTPAQVQTVQTVQIVKQIPAQVIEPEYIELPIESINPKAEPDYTDETAEIETVDAETEQEQKLSEHDQGDADDDGNYVEDDTYGDMAMGKYEESYLTEGEEGAKPGVSGFVDSYTSDGGNATEISTQGAPKTRDDGNIQRACFEFTTRGTQCLVYDGYLYSKNKTFENGTRVNWKCRFYHRLHCKARAQTRLIDGVEYVKVFKNEHTHPQEAKSVRRRKRKIKLEPMMDQDQTAAHLAGLQLP from the exons ATGGCGGACGATGAGCAGTTCTCTCTATGTTGGaacaatttcaattccaaCCTTTCTGCGGGATTTCACGAATCCCTTCAGCGTGGTGACTTGGTCGACGTGACGTTGGCCGCAGAAGGTCATCTAGTTAAGGCGCATCGTCTTATTCTATCAGTATGTTCCCCGTATTTCCGGAAAATGTTCACGCAGGTCCCCGTGAACCAGCATGCGTTCA TTTTCCTGAAAGACGTAAGCCATTCGGCGCTTCAAGATCTCATACAGTTCATGTACTGTGGCGAGGTGAACGTGAAGCAAGATGCCCTACCCGCCTTTATCAGTACCGCCGAAGCATTGCAAATTAAAGGGCTAACAGAAACG GGCGACAGTGCACCGACACATCAATCGCCTGCCAAAGaagaaccagcagcagcagcagcagtcccaGTGACTACGGCAACAAtttccaccgccaccatcCCTGCGTCCCCTGCGTCACAGCGAGCAAAGGTTCAGCGTAACCGCATTCAATCGTACAAATTAGAATCGGAAGAGAGCGGAGACGACAAAGTAGTACACATCCAAGCCACCACCTCTCACCATGTATCGGCACAGTCAAATCTCAGTTCGCAAAAACGTACCATGCCACAGCGCGGTCTCCAAAGCCACGCTAGCAAGCGAACGAAAATGTCCATCAGTGCCAGCAGCGACGGATTGGATACATCGGACTCGACGCCGGCACAGGTGCAAACCGTGCAGACGGTGCAAATAGTGAAGCAAATTCCCGCGCAAGTGATCGAACCGGAATACATTGAGCTCCCGATCGAATCGATAAATCCCAAGGCTGAACCGGACTACACTGATGAGACGGCCGAGATCGAAACGGTGGACGCTGAAACGGAACAGGAACAGAAGCTCTCGGAACACGACCAAGGTGATGCCGACGATGATGGAAACTACGTGGAAGACGACACTTACGGTGATATGGCCATGGGCAAGTACGAAGAATCCTACTTGACGGAGGGCGAGGAAGGAGCGAAACCTGGCGTATCTGGATTCGTGGACTCGTACACATCGGACGGCGGAAATGCGACGGAAATTTCGACACAAG GTGCTCCGAAGACCCGGGACGATGGTAACATTCAGCGGGCCTGCTTCGAGTTTACGACCCGTGGGACACAGTGCCTGGTGTACGACGGATATCTGTACAGCAAGAACAAGACGTTCGAAAATGGGACGCGTGTCAACTGGAAGTGCCGGTTCTATCACCGGCTGCACTGCAAGGCCCGGGCCCAAACGCGGCTCATCGATGGCGTCGAGTACGTGAAGGTGTTCAAGAACGAGCATACTCATCCGCAGGAGGCCAAGTCGGTGCGCCGGCGAAAGCGAAAAATtaagcttgaacccatgatggatCAAGACCAAACGGCGGCCCATCTTGCCGGGCTGCAGCTACCTTAG
- the LOC120949302 gene encoding modifier of mdg4-like isoform X26, producing MADDEQFSLCWNNFNSNLSAGFHESLQRGDLVDVTLAAEGHLVKAHRLILSVCSPYFRKMFTQVPVNQHAFIFLKDVSHSALQDLIQFMYCGEVNVKQDALPAFISTAEALQIKGLTETGDSAPTHQSPAKEEPAAAAAVPVTTATISTATIPASPASQRAKVQRNRIQSYKLESEESGDDKVVHIQATTSHHVSAQSNLSSQKRTMPQRGLQSHASKRTKMSISASSDGLDTSDSTPAQVQTVQTVQIVKQIPAQVIEPEYIELPIESINPKAEPDYTDETAEIETVDAETEQEQKLSEHDQGDADDDGNYVEDDTYGDMAMGKYEESYLTEGEEGAKPGVSGFVDSYTSDGGNATEISTQGTFIPATFGKTRRGQLKLLYDGHAYTRDRQSAKTCNWKCSLFTRYRCRARAVTKDIGGFVHMKVTNTSHYHPKEEYKMKLKKEPL from the exons ATGGCGGACGATGAGCAGTTCTCTCTATGTTGGaacaatttcaattccaaCCTTTCTGCGGGATTTCACGAATCCCTTCAGCGTGGTGACTTGGTCGACGTGACGTTGGCCGCAGAAGGTCATCTAGTTAAGGCGCATCGTCTTATTCTATCAGTATGTTCCCCGTATTTCCGGAAAATGTTCACGCAGGTCCCCGTGAACCAGCATGCGTTCA TTTTCCTGAAAGACGTAAGCCATTCGGCGCTTCAAGATCTCATACAGTTCATGTACTGTGGCGAGGTGAACGTGAAGCAAGATGCCCTACCCGCCTTTATCAGTACCGCCGAAGCATTGCAAATTAAAGGGCTAACAGAAACG GGCGACAGTGCACCGACACATCAATCGCCTGCCAAAGaagaaccagcagcagcagcagcagtcccaGTGACTACGGCAACAAtttccaccgccaccatcCCTGCGTCCCCTGCGTCACAGCGAGCAAAGGTTCAGCGTAACCGCATTCAATCGTACAAATTAGAATCGGAAGAGAGCGGAGACGACAAAGTAGTACACATCCAAGCCACCACCTCTCACCATGTATCGGCACAGTCAAATCTCAGTTCGCAAAAACGTACCATGCCACAGCGCGGTCTCCAAAGCCACGCTAGCAAGCGAACGAAAATGTCCATCAGTGCCAGCAGCGACGGATTGGATACATCGGACTCGACGCCGGCACAGGTGCAAACCGTGCAGACGGTGCAAATAGTGAAGCAAATTCCCGCGCAAGTGATCGAACCGGAATACATTGAGCTCCCGATCGAATCGATAAATCCCAAGGCTGAACCGGACTACACTGATGAGACGGCCGAGATCGAAACGGTGGACGCTGAAACGGAACAGGAACAGAAGCTCTCGGAACACGACCAAGGTGATGCCGACGATGATGGAAACTACGTGGAAGACGACACTTACGGTGATATGGCCATGGGCAAGTACGAAGAATCCTACTTGACGGAGGGCGAGGAAGGAGCGAAACCTGGCGTATCTGGATTCGTGGACTCGTACACATCGGACGGCGGAAATGCGACGGAAATTTCGACACAAG GTACGTTCATACCGGCCACCTTCGGGAAAACGCGCCGCGGACAGCTCAAGCTACTGTACGATGGACACGCGTACACACGGGATCGGCAGTCGGCCAAAACGTGCAACTGGAAATGTTCGCTCTTCACCCGGTACCGCTGCCGGGCGCGCGCCGTTACGAAGGATATCGGTGGCTTCGTGCACATGAAAGTGACGAACACGTCGCACTACCATCCCAAAGAGGAGTACAAGATGAAGCTCAAGAAGGAACCGCTCTAG
- the LOC120949302 gene encoding modifier of mdg4-like isoform X12 — translation MADDEQFSLCWNNFNSNLSAGFHESLQRGDLVDVTLAAEGHLVKAHRLILSVCSPYFRKMFTQVPVNQHAFIFLKDVSHSALQDLIQFMYCGEVNVKQDALPAFISTAEALQIKGLTETGDSAPTHQSPAKEEPAAAAAVPVTTATISTATIPASPASQRAKVQRNRIQSYKLESEESGDDKVVHIQATTSHHVSAQSNLSSQKRTMPQRGLQSHASKRTKMSISASSDGLDTSDSTPAQVQTVQTVQIVKQIPAQVIEPEYIELPIESINPKAEPDYTDETAEIETVDAETEQEQKLSEHDQGDADDDGNYVEDDTYGDMAMGKYEESYLTEGEEGAKPGVSGFVDSYTSDGGNATEISTQAMGESYSLYPESSAGAGGEGEEQGQELEMIGGQFHAGSMFSFGVSQRGAKKLIYDRWLPCGHFRYYETRAPDAAVPWASLRARETEGRHFELEVLDAFQVSLQGACRLAQAQWTGNDAPYARGAHARGFPGECGKNEILK, via the exons ATGGCGGACGATGAGCAGTTCTCTCTATGTTGGaacaatttcaattccaaCCTTTCTGCGGGATTTCACGAATCCCTTCAGCGTGGTGACTTGGTCGACGTGACGTTGGCCGCAGAAGGTCATCTAGTTAAGGCGCATCGTCTTATTCTATCAGTATGTTCCCCGTATTTCCGGAAAATGTTCACGCAGGTCCCCGTGAACCAGCATGCGTTCA TTTTCCTGAAAGACGTAAGCCATTCGGCGCTTCAAGATCTCATACAGTTCATGTACTGTGGCGAGGTGAACGTGAAGCAAGATGCCCTACCCGCCTTTATCAGTACCGCCGAAGCATTGCAAATTAAAGGGCTAACAGAAACG GGCGACAGTGCACCGACACATCAATCGCCTGCCAAAGaagaaccagcagcagcagcagcagtcccaGTGACTACGGCAACAAtttccaccgccaccatcCCTGCGTCCCCTGCGTCACAGCGAGCAAAGGTTCAGCGTAACCGCATTCAATCGTACAAATTAGAATCGGAAGAGAGCGGAGACGACAAAGTAGTACACATCCAAGCCACCACCTCTCACCATGTATCGGCACAGTCAAATCTCAGTTCGCAAAAACGTACCATGCCACAGCGCGGTCTCCAAAGCCACGCTAGCAAGCGAACGAAAATGTCCATCAGTGCCAGCAGCGACGGATTGGATACATCGGACTCGACGCCGGCACAGGTGCAAACCGTGCAGACGGTGCAAATAGTGAAGCAAATTCCCGCGCAAGTGATCGAACCGGAATACATTGAGCTCCCGATCGAATCGATAAATCCCAAGGCTGAACCGGACTACACTGATGAGACGGCCGAGATCGAAACGGTGGACGCTGAAACGGAACAGGAACAGAAGCTCTCGGAACACGACCAAGGTGATGCCGACGATGATGGAAACTACGTGGAAGACGACACTTACGGTGATATGGCCATGGGCAAGTACGAAGAATCCTACTTGACGGAGGGCGAGGAAGGAGCGAAACCTGGCGTATCTGGATTCGTGGACTCGTACACATCGGACGGCGGAAATGCGACGGAAATTTCGACACAAG CAATGGGCGAATCCTATTCGCTTTATCCGGAAAGCAGCGCCGGAGCCGGTGGAGAGGGGGAAGAACAGGGGCAAGAGCTGGAGATGATAGGTGGCCAGTTTCACGCAGGCAGCATGTTTTCGTTTGGCGTTTCGCAACGTGGCGCCAAGAAGCTCATCTACGATCG GTGGCTACCATGCGGCCATTTTCGGTATTACGAGACGAGGGCACCAGATGCTGCTGTACCGTGGGCATCGTTACGTGCGCGAGAAACAGAAGGGCGACATTTCGAACTGGAAGTGCTCGATGCATTCCAAGTATCACTGCAAGGCGCGTGCCGTCTCGCGCAAGCGCAATGGACGGGAAATGATGCGCCTTACGCACGAGGAGCACACGCACGAGGTTTTCCCGGAGAATgtgggaaaaatgaaatattgaaataa
- the LOC120949302 gene encoding modifier of mdg4-like isoform X18, with the protein MADDEQFSLCWNNFNSNLSAGFHESLQRGDLVDVTLAAEGHLVKAHRLILSVCSPYFRKMFTQVPVNQHAFIFLKDVSHSALQDLIQFMYCGEVNVKQDALPAFISTAEALQIKGLTETGDSAPTHQSPAKEEPAAAAAVPVTTATISTATIPASPASQRAKVQRNRIQSYKLESEESGDDKVVHIQATTSHHVSAQSNLSSQKRTMPQRGLQSHASKRTKMSISASSDGLDTSDSTPAQVQTVQTVQIVKQIPAQVIEPEYIELPIESINPKAEPDYTDETAEIETVDAETEQEQKLSEHDQGDADDDGNYVEDDTYGDMAMGKYEESYLTEGEEGAKPGVSGFVDSYTSDGGNATEISTQAMGESYSLYPESSAGAGGEGEEQGQELEMIGGQFHAGSMFSFGVSQRGAKKLIYDRYEYIKDREFPLSTNWRCALFKRFNCRARAITKVKNGKTFVRLTNHGHNHSDKAYRKTQKSVYE; encoded by the exons ATGGCGGACGATGAGCAGTTCTCTCTATGTTGGaacaatttcaattccaaCCTTTCTGCGGGATTTCACGAATCCCTTCAGCGTGGTGACTTGGTCGACGTGACGTTGGCCGCAGAAGGTCATCTAGTTAAGGCGCATCGTCTTATTCTATCAGTATGTTCCCCGTATTTCCGGAAAATGTTCACGCAGGTCCCCGTGAACCAGCATGCGTTCA TTTTCCTGAAAGACGTAAGCCATTCGGCGCTTCAAGATCTCATACAGTTCATGTACTGTGGCGAGGTGAACGTGAAGCAAGATGCCCTACCCGCCTTTATCAGTACCGCCGAAGCATTGCAAATTAAAGGGCTAACAGAAACG GGCGACAGTGCACCGACACATCAATCGCCTGCCAAAGaagaaccagcagcagcagcagcagtcccaGTGACTACGGCAACAAtttccaccgccaccatcCCTGCGTCCCCTGCGTCACAGCGAGCAAAGGTTCAGCGTAACCGCATTCAATCGTACAAATTAGAATCGGAAGAGAGCGGAGACGACAAAGTAGTACACATCCAAGCCACCACCTCTCACCATGTATCGGCACAGTCAAATCTCAGTTCGCAAAAACGTACCATGCCACAGCGCGGTCTCCAAAGCCACGCTAGCAAGCGAACGAAAATGTCCATCAGTGCCAGCAGCGACGGATTGGATACATCGGACTCGACGCCGGCACAGGTGCAAACCGTGCAGACGGTGCAAATAGTGAAGCAAATTCCCGCGCAAGTGATCGAACCGGAATACATTGAGCTCCCGATCGAATCGATAAATCCCAAGGCTGAACCGGACTACACTGATGAGACGGCCGAGATCGAAACGGTGGACGCTGAAACGGAACAGGAACAGAAGCTCTCGGAACACGACCAAGGTGATGCCGACGATGATGGAAACTACGTGGAAGACGACACTTACGGTGATATGGCCATGGGCAAGTACGAAGAATCCTACTTGACGGAGGGCGAGGAAGGAGCGAAACCTGGCGTATCTGGATTCGTGGACTCGTACACATCGGACGGCGGAAATGCGACGGAAATTTCGACACAAG CAATGGGCGAATCCTATTCGCTTTATCCGGAAAGCAGCGCCGGAGCCGGTGGAGAGGGGGAAGAACAGGGGCAAGAGCTGGAGATGATAGGTGGCCAGTTTCACGCAGGCAGCATGTTTTCGTTTGGCGTTTCGCAACGTGGCGCCAAGAAGCTCATCTACGATCGGTACGAGTACATAAAGGATCGCGAATTTCCGCTCTCCACCAATTGGCGGTGTGCCCTGTTTAAGCGTTTCAATTGCCGTGCCCGGGCCATAACCAAGGTGAAAAATGGTAAAACGTTCGTCCGGCTAACAAACCATGGCCATAATCACTCGGACAAGGCGTATCGCAAGACACAGAAATCGGTTTACGAATAA
- the LOC120949305 gene encoding uncharacterized protein LOC120949305, which produces MMTTFASASYHGGQLQFSNKLPTLTLLSKMFLCHILNPHIEIYTTKSFRGRPAIIVDKQKYLLMSENSKRIVWRCSSMATEKLKCPARIMQYKDTDQYTFPDKSVHQHAPLKRYKNINCQSSIDIMMHHH; this is translated from the exons atgatgaCGACTTTCGCTAGCGCTTCGTATCATGGTGGACAATTACAATTCTCAAATAAATTACCAACGCTGACGCTATTGTCGAAGATGTTTCTCTGTCACATAT TGAACCCACACATTGAGATCTACACGACCAAATCGTTCCGAGGACGGCCAGCCATCATCGTCGACAAGCAAAAGTACCTGCTGATGTCGGAAAACAGCAAGCGGATCGTATGGCGCTGCTCCTCTATGGCAACCGAAAAGCTCAAGTGTCCGGCGCGTATTATGCAGTACAAAGACACGGATCAGTATACGTTCCCGGACAAAAGTGTCCACCAGCATGCGCCGCTAAAGCGCTACAAGAACATTAACTGTCAATCGTCGATCGATATAATGATGCACCACCATTAA